A single genomic interval of Halobacillus halophilus DSM 2266 harbors:
- a CDS encoding DUF421 domain-containing protein — protein MDVIELLLRLALAFTVLLVLTRIMGRKEISQLTFFNFVSAISIGTIGGSLAIDASLSVRNGLIALVSWAVFTVFLGYLDIKSKDVRSFIDGQPLIVVKQGKVLEDELRKARLDLDSLNVLLRKKNAFSLSEVSYAIFETDGTLSVMKKTGEQPFTKKDGNVVSNSPAVYPIPTTVVSDGKINDANMQSLNLDQKWLHHQLKSAGVPSISDVFYAEVQKDGSLYIDKRNDTIH, from the coding sequence ATGGATGTTATTGAATTACTATTAAGACTGGCACTCGCTTTTACTGTTCTTTTAGTTTTAACAAGAATAATGGGAAGAAAAGAAATCTCTCAACTCACGTTTTTTAATTTCGTTTCCGCTATTTCCATAGGTACCATTGGAGGGTCACTTGCCATTGATGCTTCCTTGAGCGTCCGGAATGGATTGATTGCATTAGTAAGCTGGGCTGTCTTTACTGTTTTTTTAGGGTACTTGGATATTAAATCAAAGGATGTCCGCTCTTTCATTGACGGCCAGCCCCTCATCGTTGTGAAACAGGGGAAAGTGCTTGAGGATGAACTACGCAAAGCGCGACTTGACCTGGATTCCCTGAACGTATTACTTCGAAAGAAAAATGCATTTTCTTTAAGTGAAGTAAGTTACGCTATTTTCGAAACCGATGGAACCCTGTCTGTTATGAAAAAAACGGGAGAACAGCCGTTTACCAAAAAAGACGGGAATGTCGTTTCAAACAGCCCTGCAGTTTACCCCATTCCTACAACTGTCGTTTCGGATGGAAAAATAAATGATGCTAATATGCAAAGCTTAAATCTGGATCAAAAGTGGCTCCACCACCAGCTTAAATCAGCCGGTGTACCGTCCATTTCCGATGTCTTTTACGCAGAAGTTCAAAAAGATGGTAGCTTATATATTGATAAGAGGAACGATACGATTCACTAA
- a CDS encoding ammonium transporter — MDATFLMNNLWIVVCTVLVLLMQGGFILLEAGSTRMKNAGHIAGKTVFTIGIVSLVFWAVGYGLIYGEGNAFIGFSNFFYGDATTMGEGLAGSVDFMFQLAFAAIAMTIAFGGFAERAKLVAYVIFAILFSIVIYPVIAHWIWGGGWLAGHGKQDFAGSTVVHLTGAAAALAATMILKPRIGKYNKDGSSNEIAGHNQVFTALGVLILWVGWFGFNAGSTFGVADAFFGYVALNTQLAAAAGAIGAMLMVWAVTGKADVPTTLNGALAGLVAITASCAFVEPWAAVIIGLVGGAFVFFSMRFFDKKRIDDPIFALSVHGTVGIWGTLSNGLFATPELATVGRPGLFYGGGFEQLGVQILGVVSSGLYAFVVSYIILKVMDKAMGGLRVTEEEEIMGLDLSEHGGYGYPENFNSPEKNPGA; from the coding sequence ATGGATGCAACTTTTTTAATGAACAACTTATGGATTGTCGTTTGTACGGTTCTGGTTTTGTTGATGCAGGGTGGATTTATTTTACTTGAAGCAGGCTCCACACGAATGAAGAACGCGGGTCATATTGCGGGGAAAACAGTGTTTACTATAGGAATTGTATCCCTGGTGTTCTGGGCAGTAGGATATGGCTTAATTTACGGAGAAGGAAATGCATTTATTGGATTTTCTAATTTCTTTTATGGTGATGCGACTACAATGGGAGAGGGACTTGCGGGTTCCGTTGACTTTATGTTCCAGCTTGCGTTTGCAGCTATTGCCATGACGATCGCATTTGGTGGTTTTGCGGAACGTGCGAAGCTAGTGGCTTATGTGATATTTGCTATTTTATTTTCTATTGTTATTTATCCTGTCATCGCCCACTGGATCTGGGGTGGAGGCTGGTTGGCCGGCCATGGCAAACAGGATTTTGCTGGGTCGACCGTCGTACACTTAACTGGTGCAGCGGCTGCCCTTGCTGCTACGATGATTTTGAAACCACGTATTGGTAAATATAATAAAGATGGATCTTCTAACGAAATTGCCGGACATAACCAGGTATTTACAGCGTTAGGTGTACTTATTTTATGGGTAGGCTGGTTCGGATTTAATGCAGGTAGTACGTTTGGTGTAGCCGATGCTTTCTTTGGTTATGTAGCGTTGAATACACAGCTTGCTGCAGCTGCAGGGGCAATCGGTGCCATGCTGATGGTTTGGGCTGTAACCGGTAAAGCGGATGTACCTACCACGCTAAATGGTGCGCTTGCGGGTCTAGTTGCCATTACTGCCTCTTGTGCATTCGTTGAACCATGGGCTGCTGTCATCATCGGGCTTGTCGGCGGAGCCTTTGTATTCTTCAGTATGAGATTCTTTGATAAGAAGAGAATTGATGACCCGATCTTTGCTTTATCTGTCCACGGGACGGTTGGGATATGGGGAACACTTTCGAACGGATTGTTCGCCACACCGGAGCTTGCTACAGTAGGCCGTCCAGGTTTATTTTATGGTGGTGGTTTTGAACAGCTTGGTGTTCAGATTTTAGGTGTTGTCAGCAGTGGATTGTATGCTTTTGTTGTTTCGTACATCATCCTGAAAGTTATGGATAAAGCCATGGGAGGTCTTCGAGTAACAGAAGAAGAAGAGATTATGGGTCTTGATTTGAGTGAGCATGGAGGCTATGGCTATCCAGAAAACTTTAATTCTCCGGAAAAGAATCCAGGAGCGTAG